The DNA region GACCCCTCACCCCCTGCTGAAAACCTGCCAATCAACTCGCGCCTGTGGGGCGCCTCCAGCCTTAGCTCCAGCCAGGATATTCCGCAGAAGATCGATGACCTCTGGCACGCAGCCGTGAACAGTCATGGGCAGTTTATCTCGGCCAAAAACCCCCAGGAGGTGGTGGATGGAGTCAACAAGGCGCTCTCCGAGATCGTCGACCGGACCGGCTCTGCCGCCGCGGTAGCAGCCAGTACCGGCTCGCTGAACACCGATACCCATGTCTACCAGGCCAAGTTTGACTCACGGCGCTGGAGCGGCTCGTTGCAGTCACTGCCCTTCTCCGATGGCAGCAATATCGATACCGTCGGGCACCTCTGCTACGGACGGGATCCTTTGACCAACCAGCCGCTCTATCCCCGCGGAACCCTTTGCCCCACCGAGTGGGACTCGGCGACGGTGATGCTGGGGCAGAACTTCTCCAGTGGTCGCGCGATCATTACCAACGTGGCCGGTGCGGGCCGTGCCTACCGCTGGCCTAACCTCAACAGCACCCAGCAGGGGTTGCTGCAGACCGATATGCCCAGCGGCCTGACCACCGCGCAGCAGACCGCCTACGGCACGGCGATCACCAACTACCTGCGAGGAGACAGCTCCAATGAGTTTGGTAACGGGGGAGCCTTCAGCTTCCGCCTGCGCAGCGGTCCGCTGGGTGATATTGTTCACTCCTCTCCCCAATACGTGAAGGTGCCCAATATCCCCTATCCTGACGCCATTGGCAGTTCCAGCAAGCTTTACAGCAGCTTCCGCACCGCCAACCTGAGCCGCCAGGCGATGGTCTATGTGGGTGCCAACGATGGCATGATGCACGCCTTTAATGCCGATACCGGTGAAGAGAAGCTGGCGTTTGTCCCCAACAGCGCCTATAGCAAGCTCAGAAAGCTGGCCAGGCAGGACTACTCCCATGAATATATTGTCGACGGTACCCCTACGATTGTGGATATGTACTTTGCCTCCGCCAGCCGCTGGAAAACGGTGCTGGCGGCCGGCATGGGGGGCGGTGGACGCGCCATCTTTGCCCTGGATGTAACCGACCCCGCCGCGTTCAGTGAGGCCAATGCGGCCAGCCTGTTCCTGTGGGAGTTCACCGATAACGACCTCGGTCTCACCTACAGCCAGCCCCAGCTGGTGAAACTGAATAACGGCAAATGGGCGGCCATTTTTGGTAATGGCTACAACGCCACCGGTACCGATACCGCGATGCTCTTTATTGTGGATGTGGAGACCGGTGCCCTGATCAAGAAGATCGATACCGGTGTCGGTAACAGTACCGACACCAACGGCTTGTCCACACCCAACGTGGTGGACGATAACGGTGATTTTGTCGCCGATTACGTCTACGCCGGTGATCTGCAGGGCAACCTGTGGAAGTTCGACCTCACCGGCAGCAATGCGGCCAACTGGGATGTGGCGATCAAGGTGGGTGGGGTGTCCACCCCGCTTTATCGTGCCATCAATGTTAACAGCGAGAAGCGTCCCATCATGGCGCAACCCGTGGTGAATATTCATCCGCTGGGTAAGCAGTTTGGCTATATGGTCTATTTCGGGACCGGCAAGTTTATCGAAACCAGCGATGCCACCAACACTACCCAACCGATCGAGGGCTTTTATGCCATCGCCGACCGTAAGGCGGCCGGCAGCTTTGTCCATGAGCCTATCGCTCGCAACAACCTGCTGCAGCAGTTTATCACCGAGGAGGACGAAAATGACTTCTACAACGTAGTGGTGGAGCGGGACAGCAACAATAACGTGATTGAAACCAATGGCACCGATGCCAATGGTAATGCAGCGGTCTATGTGTCTGTGTTTAACAAGGGAACCCAGCAGTTTGAGAACAGGACCAAGAGCGAGCTGGCGCTGAACGGGCAGATGTACACCGAGGATTTCCGCCTCAGTACCCGGAATCAGATCACCTACTACAACGCCAATGGTACCGCCAATCACAAGGGGTGGTTTATCGACCTCTGTGTGGATTGTTATGACGTTAATACAGGCAACCTTAAGGCCAGCTACGATAACCAGGCCGAAAAGCAGACGGTAACCGCCTCCTATTTCGACGGCGTCATTACCTTCAACACCACGGTCCCCTCAACGGTTGAGTGTGCCGGTGGGGGCAGTGGGTGGATCATGAAGCTGAACGCCACCAGCGGTGCGCGCCTGAACACCTCACCCTTCGACTTCAACAAGGATGGGTTGTTCGATAACAAGGACCTGATCGGCTTGATTGCGGCGTCGGGCGCTAAGATCGATGGCGTGCCCACCTCCTCGACCCGGGTGGGAGACTACGAACTGACGGTCAGCTCCGACAGCGAAATAGAAGCGAACAAGACACTGGATACCTCCACCCCGTTGGGCCGCTACAAGTGGCGCCGGCTGATCGAAGAGTAAGGGTGGATAAGGAGTATTGTGATGAAATCTCAAATTATGGTTGGACTGGTTGCCCTGCTTCTACCCCTGATGGGGCAGGCGCAGGGGGATTTTTACGGCACCCTCTATCTTGATAACGAGCTGCCCGAACTGGTGATTGAGGATCGTCGCCATAATATGGCACCGATTCGGGTAAAAACGGCGAATGTCCAAGCCTACAGCCTGGATAACCGCGCCATACCCGTTGAGTGGCTGGAGAACGGCGACCCGGTCAGCTACAAGTACAACAGCTATACCCAACGCCTGAAGCTCTGGGTAGACTTGGTGGCACTTGAGCGTATTGAGGATTAACCTGTGAACTCCATAAAGCCGCTTGGATTTACCCTGATTGAGCTGATCATTGTGGTGGCGATAACCGCTATTCTTGCAGTGATTGCTATACCCGCCTACCAGAACACTGTTTACAAGGGACACAGGGCGGAGGCCAAGGCGGCACTGACCGAGATCGCTTCAATTCAGGAACGAATCTTTACCGAGACCCGCACCTACGTGAATAACGCCGGGCGGGGCCGCTTTAACCTCGACGCCAACTTCGATACCGAAAATGGCTATTACCGCATTACGGTCGCCAATGCGGGTTGCACCGTCAATGTGGCTGGCGCCTTTGTCGACTACGATGGCAACGGTACCGACGATTCCGATGACCTCTTTACCTGCTTCACCGCGACGGCTACGGCCAGGGGCGCCCAAGCCAACGACACCGCCTGTACCAGCTTATCCATCGACCAGAACGGCACCAAAACAGCAACCGGTACCGATGCAGCTAACTGCTGGTAGCCGTCGGTTCAATCAAGTCAGGGCGGCAATAAGGTAACTCCTCATTGAAAGGGGGTTAAGGGGTGGTGCAGCCAAAGGAGGCGGCCAGCTGGGATGGGCTTATTCCATTGCGCGGCCGGTCATGCCGAACGCGCCCTAGCCGCGATACCACCAGCTTGCGAAACCGCTGCGTTTGTTGGCGGTCGGAGGGGCAGTAACGCAAGCTGCCGTTGGTGCCGAGGCTGAAACCCTCCCGGGAAAACTGCAGGTAGGGCTTTAGGGAGCGCCACTCCACTACGGCATTGCCCGGTTCAAGGGTTACCCAGCGCTCGATCTTTTCGTCGGCATCCACCTGCTCGTTACGGTTGGGGTCGGCAAACAGGATCAGGGGTTGCCTCCAGTCATCACTGCAGTGCACAAAGTCGGCGCTTGGGCAGAGGGTTACTGTGGTGGTGTTCATAATCGCCAGTTGACGTGCGCTTTTGACCACCAGCCTCAGGGTGCTGAGGGTGGCTCTCATTCGTTGCCCCTCAATGACCTCTCCCAGGGTCGGCACTGCCAGTGTGGCGACCACCCCCACAACAGCGCAGACGCAGGCAAGCTCCACCAGTGTCGCCCCCCGTTGTTTCCAATTCATGATAATCTCCCTCTGTTTTCGGGCGGCCCACCTCCCTGTGGGGCGCTTGTTTCACCCTCTTCCATTAACAGGAGTCCCGAGTGAGCGACACACTGATCGTGGGTGCCGGGGTCATCGGCTTGATGCTGGCGCGTTCGCTGGCCCAACAGGGACAGCGGGTTACCCTGTTGGACCGCCAGGCATTGGGCCGCGGCGCCAGTTGGGCGGGGGGAGGGATCGTCTCTCCCCTCTACCCCTGGCGCTATCCGGACGCGGTTACCCGGTTAGCCAGCTGGTCGCAGGGCTTTTACCCCCAGCTGAGCGCAGAGCTTAACCACCAAACCCACATCGACCCCCAGTACCGCCAGCAGGGGCTGCTGATGCTGGAGATTGATGATGAGGCCCAGGCGCTGGCGTGGTCTGCCCGCTATGGGCGTGAGCTGGAGCGGGTCGATGGCCACCGTGTTCGTGAGCTGGAGCCGGCACTGGGTGGCGATCGGCCTACGGGGCTATGGATGCCGACCGTGGGCAGTATCCGCAACCCCCGCCTGTTGCAGGCGCTGACTCGCTGGGTGCGGCAATCGCCGCGGATAGAGGTGTTTGAGTCCTGCGGTTTGGTAAGCCTCATTACCGAAGGGGGAGCGGTGAGCGGCGCGTTTTCCCAGCGCTTCGGTCGCCATGAGGCGGATGCGGTGGTGGTAGCGGCGGGGGCCTGGAGTGCACCCCTGTTAAGCCCCTTTGGGATCAGCTTGCCGGTTTTTCCAGTGCGGGGTCAGATGTTACTCTACCGGGCGACTCCGGGGCTGGTCCGGCGGGTGAGCCTGATCGGGAATCGTTATGTGATACCCCGTCGGGATGGGCGGGTGCTGGTCGGCAGTTCGCTGGAGTATGAGGGCTATCACTGCCACCCGACGATTGAACAACGGCGTAGCCTGGAACAGTCCGCGGAGGGGATTATTCCCGCCCTGGCGGGGTTTCCGGTAGAGCGCCACTGGGCCGGGCTGCGACCGGGCTCACCCGGAGGTATCCCCTTTATCGGCAAAGCGCCTGGGGTCGATCGCCTGTATGTGAGCGCGGGTCATTTTCGTAACGGGCTGGTGCTGGCTCCCGCCTCAACCGCGTTGATGACTTCAATGTTAACGGGGCAAGCCTGTGGTATTGATGGGGCTCCCTATGCCCTGCCACGGGACTGACCCTGACGCCAGGGTCAGCCTTATCGGCGTTTACTCCATCTCCAGTTTTTTCAGGCGATAACGGAGGGCGCGAAAACTGATGCCCAGTTGTTTGGCAGCGGCGGTCTTGTTGCCCCGGGTCTTTTCAAGGGCCTGGGTGATGGCGCTGCGCTCGATCGTTTCCATATAGGCTTCGAGGGAATCCACCCCTAAGGTGGGGAGAGGGGCGTTCTCGCTTTCAAGGGGCTGGGCGGGTTCGAGCTGGAGGTCTTCGGCGCCGATCTGTTCCTCTTCGCAGAGGGTAAAGGCCCGCTCGAGAATGTTTTCCAGCTCACGCACATTGCCGGGGAAGGGGTAACGCATCAATGCATCCAGCGCCTCCTGGTCCAGCTGGGGCGGAGTGGTGTCGCACTCCTCGGCCAGCTTGCGCAAAATGCTTTGGGCCAGCAGGGGGATATCTTCGCTGCGCTCGCGCAGGCTGGGAACCTTGAGCTCAATCACGTTGATGCGGTAGAAGAGGTCCTGACGAAACTGCTGCTCCTTGACCAGCTGCGCGAGATCCTTATGGGTGGCGCTGAGGATACGAACGTCTACCGCTATCTCCTGTTCGCTTCCCACGGGGCGCACGGACTTCTCCTGAATGGCGCGCAGCAGTTTTACCTGCATATGAAGCGGCAGGTCCGCCACCTCATCGAGGAACAGGGTGCCCCCGGTGGCGGCCTGGAAAAGCCCCGCCTTGGCAGCCGTGGCGCCGGTAAAGCTGCCTTTTGTGTGGCCAAAAAATTCGCTCTCCATCAACTCAGAGGGAATCGCGCCGCAGTTGACCGGGATAAAGGGAGCTTCTGCCCGGGGACCCTGCTCGTGGATCTTGCGGGCCACCAGCTCCTTGCCGCTGCCCGACTCGCCGCTGATATAGACCGGTGCCTGGCTGCGGGCCAGTTTACGGATCTGGGCCTGCAGTTTTGCGATGCGCGGGGACTCCCCCAGCATTGGCGTGCTCTGTTCGGGAGAGGGCTCCGTGTGACGGTTCAGCTTGAGGGCGGTGTTGACCAGGTCTCTCAGTCGATTCAGCTCTACGGGTTTGGAGACAAAATCGAAGGCGCCCGCTTTAAGGGCATCCACTGCGGTATCCATACTGCCAAAGGCGGTGATCATGGCGACCGGGGTGTCACTGCAGTATTTCTGGATGTGTTTGACCAGCTCAATGCCGTTACCATCGGGCAGCTGCATATCCGTCAGGCACAGGTCGAAGCGATTTTTTTGCAGCAAAAGACGGGCATCCTGAAGGTTTGCAGCCGAGTGGGTTTTCAGCCCCATACGACTGAGAGTGATCTCCAGCAGCTCGCGAATATCGGGCTCATCATCGACAATCAGGGCGGTGGTGTGGCTCATGGTGCTTCGATTCAATGGATGCGTTTTTCCGGGTGGGGGAAGGTGATGCGAAAACGGCAGCCTGCCTCACTTTCCAGTAGTTCCAGACTAGCATGGTTGGCTTCGCATAGCTCCCTGGAGAGATAGAGCCCGAGCCCGGTCCCGTTGGTTTCGGTGGTGTAGAACGGCTCGAACAGGTGTTCGCGAATCGCCTCGGGAACCCCGGGGCCCTGGTCAATCACATCCAGATAGGGGTGACCGGTATCGGCTTTGACGCCGGTGTGCAGGCGAAGAGTGGGATGGCCGTTTTTCATTACGCTGTAACGTAAGCCGTTTTGACACAGGTTGCTCAGGACCTGGGTGAACTGGTCCCGATCCATGCGCACCTCGATCTCTTCGCTGGCGTCGAGGTCGATGCGGGTGTCGGGCGGTCCCCCAAGGCGGTACTCCTCAATGTACTGGCGCAGCCATTGGTTCAGGGAAAACTGTTCTGTCAGGCTGGCCCGGCGGCGCGACAGCTGTAATACGTTTTCGATAATGCGATTCATGCGCCTTGAGTGGTTCTGGATGATCTCCAAAAGCCGCAGGTCGCCTTCGGGCAGGTCCGGTGACTCCTGCATCAGTTGCGCCGCGTGGCTGATGGCGCCCAGCGGGTTACGAATCTCGTGGGCAATACTGGCGGTCAGGCGGCCGAGGGAGGCGAGTTTGAGTTGCTGGGCCTGCTGCGCCAGCATCAGGGTATCGTCCAGGAACACCAGTCGGTGCCGCTGCCCTGCCATTGGCTCCAGTTCGGTAAAGTTGGCCTGGATGGTCGGAGTATTGGGGCGTACCTTAAAGGGTTCCCCGCGCAGCGTCGGGTTTTCAATCCAGTTTTGCAGCCGCTGGTTGAGTTCGGGCGAGACCAGGTTCAACGGGGCTGACTTTTGCGGGCAGTCGAGCATCTGCGCCGCCGCCTCGTTCATCAGCACGATCTGGCGGTGATCATCGACGACCAGAATGCCGGTGCGCATGCGCTGGATGATGCTGTGGTTAAGCTGCTGCAGTTGCCGGTATTGGTCCTGCTGCTCCAATCGCTGCTGTTCGCTGCGTCGCAGGCGTTCAGCCAGGCTCTGCATCACGAAGGCGCTGGCAAAAAACAGCAGCCCCAGTACACCCGCGTTGATGTGGCCCTGCATGGGGGTGTCACGCAGTACGGTGTAGTAAAGGCTGGTCCCCAGCATACCCAGGGTGGCGATGGCCGCCAGCAGGGTTCCGGCGCGGCCGGTAATGAGGACGTTTCCGGCCGCCACCGCGATAATGATCAGGTTACCCAGCACCGCGCTCTTGTTGCCGCTGAGGAAGATCAGGGTGGTCAGCAGCAGGATATCAAGGCAGCAGACGGCGAAGTAGTGGGCCCGGGTGCGCACCCGGTTGCTGACCAGCGCAACAAGGATGTTGATCAGCGCGTAGCTGACGCTGAAGACCTGGAACCGCTCCAGATGAGAAAAAGTGACCAGCTGTTGGCCGATGTCGGTGAAGGTGGCGGCCAGGAACAATATCGCCAGCAGGATGCGGTAGCCATTGTAGATGCCCAGTAGCTGCTGGTTTCGCTGTTGATTGCTGATGATCAATGGAGGCCGCTCCTCGGGCGTCGACGGGAAATAAGGGACTTGGGTGCCGACGTGTAAGCGCTATTTTACACTGCCGGTGCTTTAGCGGAAAATACACCCCCTCAAAGCCCGGCTGCCATCACAGTTGGGGCACCAATTGCCTATATTCGAGTGCACTATTTTTCATGAGTCGTCCCATTCGCATCGCTATGGCCCAGCTGAACACTTTGGTGGGCGATATACCCGGTAATACCCAACGCCTGATCGCAGCCGCTGAAGAGGCCCGTGATCGGCTCAAGGCTGACCTGATCCTGTTTCCGGAACTGGCCCTGTGCGGTTATCCCCCGGAGGATCTGCTGTTGCGCAGCAGCATGCTGGGGCGGGTGGCCCAGGGGCTCGAGCAGCTAAAGGCGGTATCGGGTATCCATATGGTGATCGGCTTGCCGGGAGAGCAGGAGGGCCGTCTCTATAACCAGGCGGTTGTGCTGCGTGACGGCGAGGTGCTGGGGCGTTACAGCAAACAGCACCTGCCCAACTACCAGGTGTTCGATGAAAAACGCTACTTTGTCGAAGGCCGTGAGACGCTGGTCGTGGATTGCCTGGGGACGCCCATGGCCATTACGGTGTGCGAGGATGTCTGGCATCCGCAACCGGTGGCCCAGGCCAGAGAGCTGGGGGCGAAGTTGATCCTCACCATCAACGCCTCCCCCTTCCACCTCGACAAGCTGCAGCAGCGCCATCAGGTGGTGGCCCAGCGCTGCGCCGAAAGTGAACTGCCGCTGGTCTATATCAACCAGGTGGGAGGGCAGGATGAGCTGGTGTTCGATGGCGCCTCCTTCGCGATGAATGCCGACGGGGTGCTGGCGGCCAGCGCGCCGGCCTACGAGGAGGGGATCTTCCTGGTGGAGTTTGACCCGGCCGCCGGTCGCCTGCTGCCGGGGGACTGTGCCGCGCCTCTGGATCGCAACGCCTCGGCCTACCAGGCGCTGGTGTGTGGGGTGCGCGATTACGTCACCAAAAATGGTTTTCGCGGCGTTGTGCTGGGGCTGTCCGGCGGTATCGACTCGGCGTTGACCCTGGCGGTGGCGGTGGATGCGCTGGGTGCCGAGCGGGTCGAAGCGGTGATGATGCCGTTCCGCTACACCTCGCAGATGAGTCTGGAGGATGCGGAGGAGGAGGCCAACACCCTCGGCGTCCGCTATTCGGTGCTGCCCATTGAACCGATGTTTGATGCCTTTATGGCCACCCTGGCACCCCAGTTTGAGGGCACTGGCCGCGACACCACCGAGGAGAATCTGCAGGCGCGCTGTCGCGGCGTGCTGCTGATGGCACTGTCGAATAAAAAGGGTTACCTGGTGCTCACCACCGGTAACAAGAGCGAGATGGCGGTCGGCTACGCCACCCTCTACGGCGATATGGCCGGCGGCTTTGATGTGCTCAAGGATGTGCCCAAGTCGATGGTGTTTGCCCTCTCCAACTACCGTAACAGCCTCTCACCGGCGATCCCCCAACGGGTGATTGATCGCCCCCCCTCCGCCGAGCTGGCCCCTGACCAGGTCGATGAGGACAGCCTGCCACCCTACGATGTGCTCGACCCCATGCTGGAGCTCTATATCGAGCAGGACCAGAGCGCGGAGGCGATCATCGCCCAGGGCTTTGAACGCGAGTCGGTTTACCGGGTGCTACGTATGGTCGATATCAATGAGTACAAACGCCGCCAGGCCGCCATCGGGGTACGGATCACCTCGCGGGGGTTTGGGCGTGACCGTCGCTATCCCGTGACCTCCGGCTGGAAGCAGGGGGATTGAGCCGGCTTACGCGCAGGCGGTGGGTGGCGGTACGCTAGCCGATGCGCCGCTATACGATGCCGATCGGCCTGCTGCTGGCCTTTACCTGTGCCCTGCTGTTTCCGCTCCCCGGACAGTGGCTCGAGCAGCTGGGGCTGGTGCAGTGGATGGTGGCCCTCATCTTCCTGATCAACGGTTACCAGACCCGGTTGCAGGCAAATTCCGCCGCGGCGGGTAGCCTGCGCCTGCTGCTGATCGGTTTCCTGGTCAATCTGCTGCTGGCCCCCTGGGTGGGCTGGTGGGTGGTGAAACTCCTGCCCCTCAGTGCCGAGGTCGCTATCGGTGTGCTGGTGATGGCGGCGGTCCCTCCCACCCTGGCGACCGGGATCGTGATGACGCGCCTCGCGCGGGGTGACGCCGGGGGGGCGATGCTGTTAACCATCAGCCTCAACCTGTTGGGCGTGTTCACCATTCCCCTGCTGCTGAGCCTGACCCTGGGCAGTGCGGAGCTGGTGGAGCTCTCCCCCTGGCCGTTGCTCTACAAACTGGCGCTGTTGGTGTTACTGCCCTTTGCCCTGGGGTTGCTGCTGCGCCGCGGCTGGGAGTCTCCGGCGCTGGCCGCCGCACTGCTCCCGCTTCTCCCCTGGGGGGTTATTCTGTCCGCGTGGATGCTGATGTCCCGCTCCCAGCACACCCTGCTGACCGTGAAGCCGCTGGAGATGGTGTGGGCGGCGGCAGCGGGGTTGCTGGTGCATCTGGTGCTGCTCGGGTGCTGCCATCGGGCGGGTAGGGCCTGGTTGGCCAGTGAGGGGCAGCGGCGGGCACTGTTGTTTACCGCTTCCCAGAAAACCCTGCCGGTCGCGATCAGCGTAATGGCCGCGCTGGCGGTTGGGCAGGGCGGAGGGGTAGCGCTTCTTAGCTGCATTCTCTACCACTTTCTGCAGCTGCTGGTGGACTCTTATCTGGCGGGTCGATTGGCCCGTTAGGCGAAACGCTGTTGCAGGTAGTGGATGATCTCCGAGGATTCGTACATCCAGCGCACCTCGCCCAGCTCGGTTTCGATGCGCAGGCAGGGGACCTTGACCTGCCCCCCCTCGGACTCCAGTTCCGCCCGGTGCAGGGGGTTGTTCCTGGCGTCCCGGGTTTCAATGTTCAGCCCCTGGCGCTTGATGGCGCGGCGCACCTTTACGCAGAAGGGGCAGGCCTGGAACTGGTAGAGCGCCAGCTTGGCGGTCTGCTGGTCCAGCACCTGCTGCTGGTCCTCGGGGCGGCGAGGGGAGCGCGGGGTAAAAATAAAATCGAGGGTCAGGATTATCCGCCCGAGAATAAAGCGTATCAGAAACATGGAAAAACTCGTGTCAGGTTAGGGTTCGTTCAGTCACTGCTGGCCGGCGGTTGTGGTGTTTCGGCCTCTCCACCACCAATCAGGTCAAAGCTGATGATGGTCCAGACCGAGGGATCAACATCGTCAAAGCGCTTGTAACCGATGAAGTTGCCCGCTTCATCCAGCGAGGGATGTTTGGGGTAGTTAAGGCGCATTACCTCGAGGGTGCTTTGTGCCTCCTCGTCCAGGCCGAGCTGGAGGTACCCCTCCACCATCACGGCCAGTGCGGCGGGTACAGCGGGGGTGCGCTGCATGTTTTCCACAACGTACTGGCCACGGTTCACAGCGGCGACATAGGCTTTACGCTTCAGGTAGTAATCCGCCACATGGATCTCGTAGAGCGACAACTGGTTGCGCAGGAAGATCATGCGCTGGCGGGCGTCGGTGGCGTATGGGCTTTCGGGAAAGCGGTTGAGCAGTTCGGCAAATTCGGTGAAGGAGTCCCGTGCCTGTCCCGGGTCCCGACGGCTCATATCGATCTCGACGTAGCGCTCCATTAAGCCCACGTCGGCGGTGTAGGAGGCTAGGCCTTTCATGTAGTAGGCGTAATCGACATTGGGGTGCTGGGGGTGCAGGCGGATAAAACGCTCGGCGGTGGCCTTGGCCGATTCGGGTTCCTGGCGCATATAGTAGGCGTAGATCAGCTCCAGCTGCGCGTGCTCTGCGTAGGAGCCGAAGGGGTAGCGCGACTCCAGTGCTCGCAGGTTATCCACGGCCTCACCGAAGTTTCTCAACTCCAGGGCCGACTGGGCCTTGCGGTAGAGTTCGGTTTCCGAGAGGTCTTCGGGGATCAGGTTTTTATCGTCCGCGGCGCAGGCGACGAGCAACAGGGCCACCAGCGGAGTTATCAGGTTGCGGAATGAGCGCATGATCTATGCTGTTCCTTGGTAAATCATCTTAGTGACAACCGCTGCAGACGATCGCCAGGAATTGGGTTGGCTTGTGTTATTATGCGCCCGGCGGTGCAGGCGGTGCGTCCTTCAGGGTGGCGCACGGGTCGGCCAGTCGGCGGACATTTAAACACAGCCGTCAATGTAAACCAAAGCTCCGGCAAACAAAAGTGGGGGCAAATAGAAGGGTTCTATGGCTGAACAGATCGAAATCAGTGCGGTGGTTCCTATGGAGATGGGCGGTCAGCGCCTCGATCGCATTGCGGCCCACTGCTTTCCCGATTATTCACGGTCTCGATTGCAGGAGTGGATTCGCGATGGCCTGCTGACCGTGGATGGACAGTCCCGCAAAACCCGCGACAAGCTGGTGGGGGGAGAGTCCCTCAAGGTTCGGGTCGAGGTGGAGGATGAGGAGCGCTGGGAGGCCCAGCCTATGGAGCTGGATATCCTCTACGAGGATGAGAGCATCCTGGTGATTAACAAACCCGCGGGACTGGTGGTTCACCCCGGCGCCGGCAACGCCGAAGGTACCTTGCTGAACGGCCTGCTGCACCACTGCCCGGATAACGCCAGCGTGCCCCGCGCCGGCATTGTGCACCGTCTCGACAAGGACACCACCGGGTTGATGGTGGTGGCCAAGACACTGGCGGCCCATACCGATCTGGTTGAGCAGTTGCAGGCCCGCAGTGTGAGTCGCGAATACGAGGCGGTGACCATCGGCGTAATGACGGCCGGTGGTACGGTCGATAAGCCGATCGGGCGACACTCGACCCAACGCACCCGCATGGCGGTGACCGCCACCGGCAAGCCGGCGGTGACCCACTACCGGGTGCTCGACAAGTTCCGCCACCATACCCATATCCGGGTCGGGTTGGAGACCGGCCGTACCCACCAGATCCGTGTGCACATGAGCCATATACACTTTCCGCTGGTGGGCGACCCCCTTTATGCGGGGCGCCTGCGCCTGCCTCCCGGTGCGACCGATGCGCTGAAAACGACGCTACAGGGCTTTCATCGGCAGGCGCTGCATGCCTGCCAGCTGGGGCTCTACCACCCTAAACGGGATGAGTACATGGAGTGGCAGGTGCCGCTGCCCGCAGACTTCCTGCACCTGCTCTCCGTGCTGGAGGAGGATCTTCGAGCCCATGCCGACTGAGTTGCTGCACGGACGTTACCTTGAGGCCTCCTGGGAGGCGCCGGCACGGGTGCGTGCGCTGGTGACGACCCGGGTTCGGGGCGATAGCCAGCCGCCCTTTGACCGCTTCAATATTGCCGACCATGTGGGCGATGACCCCCTGCAGGTGGCGCGCCAGCGTGAACGCTTGTGCCGCGAGCTTGGATTGCAGCGCCTTCCCCAGTGGTTGCGCCAGGTGCATGGGACCCAGGTGGTTAAAGCCCAACCGGATGGTATCGTGCGGGAGGCCGATGCGGTGTTCAGCGATGAACCGGGGCAGGCCTGTGTGGTGATGACTGCCGACTGTCTGCCGGTGTTTCTCTGCTCCGGGCAGGGGGATCGTGTCGCGGTCGCCCACGCCGGTTGGCGTGGGTTGCTGGCCG from Aestuariirhabdus litorea includes:
- a CDS encoding pilus assembly protein → MKKFTTGVRQLLVTATTATAVTLAGNASAAPLGIAQTPLFLGVAPDPNVLFVVDDSGSMDWSVTTTAHYPQCAYYVASGNSNGSTTNRRNPKVGQFYRRDDGGTSCSGIDAHYYSFRNSMNKYARLACNSGTNDSPNVTQRLCTGERWGYGPTDTRHDWRVLSSDLNTTYFDSRRQYLPWPGKSSMSITAARVDANPNENNNGDRDLTGLNWAVWMDDKGWDESVADWPGHDIATNTPNGWVDLWDSYVRYAIINDSGTWKITRTPYRYDISGTGPYSATAGTTVELVEGSDISGDDNLAGARRADGSLDMERAKTNVANWFTYHRKRQHVTKYAVADVISKQPDLRYGFHTINNRRTVDLPIASYKYDNSGSYAGHNANIVSRYYDYVQPALGTPLKQALDRAGKYYQYDSGGMGGTRKEDRITSSCQANYTLLFTDGFYSNASMGYPDAGPTDIANMGTTTGGGDNDGTADTLADIARYFYVKDLRPDLDNNVKPVSVDPASWQHMNTFTIAFGVTGVLEDTDQPNDGIPNDPSPPAENLPINSRLWGASSLSSSQDIPQKIDDLWHAAVNSHGQFISAKNPQEVVDGVNKALSEIVDRTGSAAAVAASTGSLNTDTHVYQAKFDSRRWSGSLQSLPFSDGSNIDTVGHLCYGRDPLTNQPLYPRGTLCPTEWDSATVMLGQNFSSGRAIITNVAGAGRAYRWPNLNSTQQGLLQTDMPSGLTTAQQTAYGTAITNYLRGDSSNEFGNGGAFSFRLRSGPLGDIVHSSPQYVKVPNIPYPDAIGSSSKLYSSFRTANLSRQAMVYVGANDGMMHAFNADTGEEKLAFVPNSAYSKLRKLARQDYSHEYIVDGTPTIVDMYFASASRWKTVLAAGMGGGGRAIFALDVTDPAAFSEANAASLFLWEFTDNDLGLTYSQPQLVKLNNGKWAAIFGNGYNATGTDTAMLFIVDVETGALIKKIDTGVGNSTDTNGLSTPNVVDDNGDFVADYVYAGDLQGNLWKFDLTGSNAANWDVAIKVGGVSTPLYRAINVNSEKRPIMAQPVVNIHPLGKQFGYMVYFGTGKFIETSDATNTTQPIEGFYAIADRKAAGSFVHEPIARNNLLQQFITEEDENDFYNVVVERDSNNNVIETNGTDANGNAAVYVSVFNKGTQQFENRTKSELALNGQMYTEDFRLSTRNQITYYNANGTANHKGWFIDLCVDCYDVNTGNLKASYDNQAEKQTVTASYFDGVITFNTTVPSTVECAGGGSGWIMKLNATSGARLNTSPFDFNKDGLFDNKDLIGLIAASGAKIDGVPTSSTRVGDYELTVSSDSEIEANKTLDTSTPLGRYKWRRLIEE
- a CDS encoding type IV pilin protein gives rise to the protein MNSIKPLGFTLIELIIVVAITAILAVIAIPAYQNTVYKGHRAEAKAALTEIASIQERIFTETRTYVNNAGRGRFNLDANFDTENGYYRITVANAGCTVNVAGAFVDYDGNGTDDSDDLFTCFTATATARGAQANDTACTSLSIDQNGTKTATGTDAANCW
- a CDS encoding GspH/FimT family pseudopilin, producing the protein MNWKQRGATLVELACVCAVVGVVATLAVPTLGEVIEGQRMRATLSTLRLVVKSARQLAIMNTTTVTLCPSADFVHCSDDWRQPLILFADPNRNEQVDADEKIERWVTLEPGNAVVEWRSLKPYLQFSREGFSLGTNGSLRYCPSDRQQTQRFRKLVVSRLGRVRHDRPRNGISPSQLAASFGCTTP
- the thiO gene encoding glycine oxidase ThiO, which encodes MSDTLIVGAGVIGLMLARSLAQQGQRVTLLDRQALGRGASWAGGGIVSPLYPWRYPDAVTRLASWSQGFYPQLSAELNHQTHIDPQYRQQGLLMLEIDDEAQALAWSARYGRELERVDGHRVRELEPALGGDRPTGLWMPTVGSIRNPRLLQALTRWVRQSPRIEVFESCGLVSLITEGGAVSGAFSQRFGRHEADAVVVAAGAWSAPLLSPFGISLPVFPVRGQMLLYRATPGLVRRVSLIGNRYVIPRRDGRVLVGSSLEYEGYHCHPTIEQRRSLEQSAEGIIPALAGFPVERHWAGLRPGSPGGIPFIGKAPGVDRLYVSAGHFRNGLVLAPASTALMTSMLTGQACGIDGAPYALPRD